AACCAGGCCAAGGGCGACCAGGACCCCGCCACCTGGATGCCCTCCCGGACGGCGTACCGCTGCACCTACGTCCGCGCCTGGGTGCAGGTGAAGTACTACTACGGCCTCTCGGTCGACTCGGCCGAGAAGTCCGCGCTGACGAACCACCTCGCGAGCTGCTGACACGCTGATCTCGTGTCGGGACCTCCCCGCCGGCCTCCGTCGCTGCGTACCGTACGGGGCGACGGAGAGGGGAAGGACATGAGCGCACTGCGCCTCGGACCGCTGCTGAGGTACACCGACGGCTCGTCCGCGACCGTGTGGGTCGAGACGAGCCGTCCGTGCACCGCCGAGGTGCGCTGCGCCGACGGCGCGGGCGGCACGGCCCGCAGTTTCCAGATCGCGGGCCACCACTACGCGCTGGTCCCGGTGACGGGCCTGACGGCCGGCACGACCACGACGTACGAGGTGCTTCTCGACGGCACGCGCGTGTGGCCGCTGCCCGGCTCCCCCTTCCCGCCCTCGGCGATCCACGCCCCGGGCCCGGACGGGGACCTCAACGTCGCCTTCGGCTCCTGCCGCTGGGCATCCCCGCCCACGGGCGGCGACGACCCCGTGGGCCCGGACGCCCTGGACGCCCTCGCCACCCGCCTCGCCGCCGACCCCGACGGCGAGCGGCCGCACGTCCTGCTGCTGCTCGGCGACCAGGTGTACGCCGACGAGACCTCGGACTCCACGCAGCGCTGGCTGGCGGCCCGCCGCGACATCAAGGAGGGACCGGGCACCGGCGTCGCGGACTACGAGGAATACACGCACCTCTACTACGAGTCGTGGCTCGACCCGCGCATCCGCTGGCTGCTGTCCACCGTGCCCAGCTTCATGATCTTCGACGACCACGACGTGATCGACGACTGGAACACCTCCGCCGCCTGGCTCGCCGACATGCGCTCCACCGGCTGGTGGCAGGAGCGGCTGCTGAGCGGCCTGATGTCGTACTGGGTCCACCAGCACCTGGGCAACCTGTCCCTGAAGGAGCTGGCGGCCGACCCGGTGTACGAGGCGGTGTGCAAGGTCCCCGACGGCACCGACGCGCTGCGCGCCTTCGCCGCCCGGGCCGACGCCGACGCGGCCACGGCCCGCTGGAGCTACCGGCGCGACTTCGGGCGCGTACGCCTGGTGATGGTGGACAGCCGGGCCGCCCGGGTCCTCGCCGAGGACCGGCGCGCGATGCTCGACCCGGGCGAGGAGGCCTGGCTGCGCGAGCAGGTGCTGGACGCGCCCGAGTCCTATGACCACCTCCTGCTCGGCACCTCGCTGCCCTGGCTGCTGCCGCACCTGGTGCACGACGCCGAGGGGTGGAACGCGGCCCTGTGCGGCGGCGAACGGGGCGAGCGCTGGGCACGGTTCGGGGAGAAGGTGCGGCGCGCCGCCGACCTGGAGCACTGGTCGGCGTTCCCCGAGTCCTTCGCGCGGCTGGCGGAGCTGATCGCCGAGGCGGGCTCGGGGCGGGACGCGCCGGCGACGGTGTGCGTGCTGTCCGGGGACGTGCACCACGCCTACATCGCCGAGCCCTCCTGGCCGGGCCGGGGCCCGGACGCCCGGGTGCTGCAGCTCGTCTGCTCCCCCGTCCACAACTCGGTGCCGCTCTCGATGCGGCTGGCCTTCCGTATCGGCTGGAGCGCGATGGCCCGGGGCATCGGCCGCGGCCTGGCCCGGCACGGCCGCCTTCCGAGCCCGCCGGTCGGCTGGCGCAAGACGGGCGGCCCCTGGTTCGGCAACCAGCTCATGACCCTGACCCTGCGCGGGCGTTCGGCCCGGCTGCGACTGGAGCACGCCAGGACCCGTGAGGGAACGGGCCCCCGCCTGACGACACTGCTGGACTCCGAGCTCACCCCCTGACCTCCCTGTTCCGCCCGTTTGTCGCGCTGTGACCGGCGATGCCCCGTAATGCTGGTGAGGCATCCCACAGCGACCGTCAATCCTGTCCCACGGGACTCGGTTACCGCTCCCGGCGACGGCATGATGAGGCGGACCGTCCGCTTCCCATCCGGCGGACCGCCGAGACGCGCCCCACACGCCCGGGAGTCCCACCCTTGTCTGCGCCGCCCGAGGAAACCGAGGAATCCATAACCCCCGGGGAATCCCCAACCTCCGGGGAATGCCTCACCCCCGAGGAATGCCTAACCCCCGGGGAATGCCTCACCCCCGAGGAATCCGTACCACCCCAGGAATCCGTACCACCCGAGGGACCCGGACCGGCCGCGGGACCCGCGCCTGTCTCCGTCGCCCTGGTCGGCGCCGGGCCGCGCGGCACCAGCGTCCTGGAACGCCTGTGCGCCTCCGCGCCGGAACTCCTGCCGCCCGGCGCCCGGTTGACCGTCCATGTGATCGATCCGGACCCGCCCGGCCCGGGCCGGGTCTGGCGCACCTCCCAGTCGCCCGAGCTGCTGATGAACACCGTGGCCTGCCAGGTGACCCTGTTCACCGACGACAGCGTGGACTGCTCGGGCCCGATCCGCCCCGGTCCGAGCCTGCACGAGTGGGCGGGCGGCGGGCTGGGCCCGGACGAGTACCCGACCCGGGCCGACTACGGCCGCTATCTGGAGTGGGTGTTCGCCGAGGTCGTACGGCAGGCGCCGCCGGCCGTGCGGGTCGAGACGCACCGGGCACGTGCGGTCCGGCTCGACGACGCTCCCGGCGGCCACCAGACCCTCGCCCTCGACGACGGCCGCACCCTGACCGGCCTGTCGGCGGTGGTGCTGGCCCAGGGGCATCTGCCGAGGACCGCCGGCCCGGACCTGCTGCGGCCCGCGGCCCACGCCGCGCGGCACGGCCTGCGCCACGTCCCGCCCGCGAACCCGGCCGATGTCGACCTGTCCGCGATACCCCCGGCCGAACCCGTCCTGCTGCGCGGCCTCGGTCTCAACTTCTTCGACCACACGGCCCTGTTGACTACCGGGCGGGGCGGCCGATTCGTCCGGGACGGCGAGGGCCTGCGCTACCTTCCCTCCGGCCGTGAGCCGCGGCTCTTCGCCGGTTCACGGCGCGGCGTGCCGTACCAGGCGCGCGGCGACAACGCGAAGGGGCCCTACGGCCGGCACGTCCCGCTCGTCCTCACCCCGGAGGTGATCGCCGGGTTCCGCAAGCGCGCGGACTCCGGGGAGGCGCCCGATTTCCGCACGGAGATATGGCCGTTGGTGGCGAAGGAGGTGGAGACGGTCTACTACGGCACGCTGATCCGGCGGGCCGCGTCCCGTGCGGGGCGGGAGCGGGAGCCGGAGTGGCGACAAGAGCCGGATGGGCAGGACGAGTTCACCGACCGCTTCCTCGCCGTCCCGCACGGCGATCCCCTGGAGGCGTCGCTGCTCACGGAGTTCGGGGTGCCGGACGCCGAGCGCTGGTGCTGGGAGCGGGTCTCCCGCCCGTACGCGGGGCGGGAGTTCGCGCATGGCGGCGCATGGCGCGACTGGCTGCTGGCGCATCTGCGCGAGGACGCGGCCCAAGCCGCCCTGGGCAATGTGCACGGCCCGCTGAAGGCGGCCCTGGACGTGCTGCGCGACCTGCGCAACGAACTCCGGCTGATCGTCGACCACGGCGGCCTGTCCGGCGTCTCCCGCCGTGAGCACCTGGACCGCTGGTACACGCCGCTCAACGCGTTCCTGTCCATCGGCCCGCCGCGCCGCCGCATCGAGGAACTCGTGGCGTTGATGGAGGCGGGGGTGGTGCGGGTGCTCGGGCCGCGGCTGCGGGTGTCGGAGGAGGACGGCGGCTGGGCGGCGCACTCCCCCGACGTGCCGGGACCGGCGGTCCGTGTGAGGACCCTCATAGAGGCCCGCCTGCCGGAGCCCGACCTTCGGCACACCGCCGACGAGCTCCTGGCCGGTCTGCTGTGGAGCGGGCAGTGCCGCCCGCACGTCGTGGACGGTTACGAGACAGGGGGGTTGGACGTCACGGCGCGCCCCTATCGGCTGATGGATCGTCAAGGAGTTGTGCACACAAGGCGGTTCGCGTTCGGCGTGCCGACAGAAGGCGTGCACTGGGTCACCGCCGCGGGAGCCCGGCCAGGGGTGGATTCGGTCACTCTCTCGGACGCGGACGCGGTGGCGAGAGCCGCTCTGCGTGCGGCTGCGCCCGGGGCCGAGCCCCAACGCGAGGCAAAGCAGTGGCCAAATGTTGAACTTGCAAGTATCAATTAGGCACACCTAACCTGGGCTGCTCCGCGGTACCCGTACCCGACCGGTCCGCCCAGGGCCGGCCAACCGAAGGAGTGACCCCCCACATGACCGCTCGCCTCAACGGCGCTCAGCCGTACGCGCTCGGCCTGTTCCGGATCGTCGTCGGCCTGCTGTTCGCCTGCCACG
The Streptomyces tuirus genome window above contains:
- a CDS encoding alkaline phosphatase D family protein, producing MSALRLGPLLRYTDGSSATVWVETSRPCTAEVRCADGAGGTARSFQIAGHHYALVPVTGLTAGTTTTYEVLLDGTRVWPLPGSPFPPSAIHAPGPDGDLNVAFGSCRWASPPTGGDDPVGPDALDALATRLAADPDGERPHVLLLLGDQVYADETSDSTQRWLAARRDIKEGPGTGVADYEEYTHLYYESWLDPRIRWLLSTVPSFMIFDDHDVIDDWNTSAAWLADMRSTGWWQERLLSGLMSYWVHQHLGNLSLKELAADPVYEAVCKVPDGTDALRAFAARADADAATARWSYRRDFGRVRLVMVDSRAARVLAEDRRAMLDPGEEAWLREQVLDAPESYDHLLLGTSLPWLLPHLVHDAEGWNAALCGGERGERWARFGEKVRRAADLEHWSAFPESFARLAELIAEAGSGRDAPATVCVLSGDVHHAYIAEPSWPGRGPDARVLQLVCSPVHNSVPLSMRLAFRIGWSAMARGIGRGLARHGRLPSPPVGWRKTGGPWFGNQLMTLTLRGRSARLRLEHARTREGTGPRLTTLLDSELTP
- a CDS encoding FAD/NAD(P)-binding protein yields the protein MVGAGPRGTSVLERLCASAPELLPPGARLTVHVIDPDPPGPGRVWRTSQSPELLMNTVACQVTLFTDDSVDCSGPIRPGPSLHEWAGGGLGPDEYPTRADYGRYLEWVFAEVVRQAPPAVRVETHRARAVRLDDAPGGHQTLALDDGRTLTGLSAVVLAQGHLPRTAGPDLLRPAAHAARHGLRHVPPANPADVDLSAIPPAEPVLLRGLGLNFFDHTALLTTGRGGRFVRDGEGLRYLPSGREPRLFAGSRRGVPYQARGDNAKGPYGRHVPLVLTPEVIAGFRKRADSGEAPDFRTEIWPLVAKEVETVYYGTLIRRAASRAGREREPEWRQEPDGQDEFTDRFLAVPHGDPLEASLLTEFGVPDAERWCWERVSRPYAGREFAHGGAWRDWLLAHLREDAAQAALGNVHGPLKAALDVLRDLRNELRLIVDHGGLSGVSRREHLDRWYTPLNAFLSIGPPRRRIEELVALMEAGVVRVLGPRLRVSEEDGGWAAHSPDVPGPAVRVRTLIEARLPEPDLRHTADELLAGLLWSGQCRPHVVDGYETGGLDVTARPYRLMDRQGVVHTRRFAFGVPTEGVHWVTAAGARPGVDSVTLSDADAVARAALRAAAPGAEPQREAKQWPNVELASIN